Proteins found in one Pseudomonas sp. P8_241 genomic segment:
- a CDS encoding cation:proton antiporter, which produces MHAISFIQDLAVIMLIAGVVTVVFHRLKQPVVLGYIVAGFIIGPHTPPFGLIHDEETIKTLAELGVIFLMFCLGLEFSLRKLFKVGATAFIAAFLEIVLMIWIGYEIGRWFDWNTMDSLFLGAILAISSTTIIVKALNDLKLKNERFAQLIFGVLIVEDILGIGIIALLSSIAVSGTVSSGEVFSTVGKLSLFMIVALVLGILMVPRLLAYVAKFESNEMLLITVLGLCFGFCLLVVKLEYSMVLGAFLIGAIMAESRQLLKIERLIEPVRDLFSAIFFVAIGLMLDPTILLQYAWPIAVITVAVVLGKMLSCGLGAFIAGNDGRTSLRVGMGLSQIGEFSFIIAALGMTLQVTSNFLYPVAVAVSVITTLLTPYLIRAADPLSIKLAQVMPERLGRVLGMYGEWLRSIQPQGEGALLASMIRRILLQVGVNLALVVAIFFSGAFFAERMAAYFEEWISDPSWQKALIWGGALLLSLPFLIAAYRKLKALSMLLAEMGVKPEMAGRHTQRVRRVIAEVIPILSLLVIFLLLAALSASILPTNKLLLLIAIVAAAVAALLWRWFIRVHTRMQVALLETLDNHKESSGH; this is translated from the coding sequence ATGCATGCCATCAGTTTCATTCAAGATCTGGCAGTGATCATGTTGATCGCAGGCGTGGTGACCGTGGTGTTTCATCGCCTCAAGCAACCGGTGGTGCTGGGGTATATCGTTGCCGGTTTCATCATCGGCCCGCACACCCCCCCGTTCGGACTGATTCACGACGAAGAGACCATCAAGACCCTGGCGGAGCTCGGGGTGATTTTCCTGATGTTTTGCCTGGGCCTGGAGTTCAGTCTGCGCAAGCTGTTCAAGGTCGGTGCCACAGCCTTCATCGCAGCGTTCCTGGAAATCGTGCTGATGATCTGGATCGGCTACGAGATCGGCCGCTGGTTCGACTGGAACACGATGGACTCGCTGTTCCTGGGCGCGATCCTGGCGATTTCTTCGACCACCATCATCGTCAAGGCGCTCAATGATCTGAAACTGAAGAATGAGCGGTTTGCTCAGCTGATTTTCGGTGTGCTGATCGTCGAAGACATTCTGGGCATCGGCATCATCGCGTTGCTGTCGAGTATCGCTGTCAGTGGTACGGTCAGCTCCGGCGAGGTGTTTTCCACCGTCGGCAAGCTCTCGCTGTTCATGATCGTTGCGTTGGTCCTCGGCATTTTGATGGTGCCGCGGTTGCTGGCTTACGTGGCCAAGTTCGAAAGCAACGAAATGCTCCTGATCACGGTGCTGGGCCTGTGTTTCGGCTTCTGCCTGCTGGTGGTCAAGCTCGAATACAGCATGGTGCTGGGTGCGTTCCTGATTGGCGCGATCATGGCCGAATCGCGGCAATTGCTGAAGATCGAGCGCCTGATCGAACCGGTTCGCGACTTGTTCAGTGCAATCTTTTTCGTGGCGATCGGGCTGATGCTCGACCCGACGATCCTGCTGCAGTACGCCTGGCCGATTGCGGTGATCACGGTAGCCGTTGTGCTCGGCAAGATGTTGTCCTGCGGCCTGGGTGCCTTTATCGCCGGAAACGATGGACGAACCTCTTTGCGCGTCGGGATGGGTCTTTCACAGATCGGCGAATTTTCTTTCATCATCGCCGCGCTGGGCATGACCTTGCAGGTCACCAGCAACTTTCTATACCCGGTGGCGGTGGCTGTTTCGGTGATCACGACCTTGCTCACGCCTTATCTGATTCGCGCAGCCGATCCATTGTCGATCAAACTTGCGCAGGTCATGCCCGAGCGTCTGGGAAGGGTGTTGGGGATGTACGGCGAGTGGTTGCGCAGTATCCAGCCGCAGGGAGAGGGCGCCTTGCTGGCATCGATGATTCGACGGATATTGCTGCAGGTGGGGGTCAATCTGGCGCTGGTGGTTGCGATTTTCTTCTCGGGTGCGTTTTTTGCCGAGCGGATGGCTGCTTACTTTGAAGAATGGATCAGCGACCCGAGTTGGCAGAAAGCGTTGATCTGGGGCGGAGCGCTGTTGTTATCGCTGCCATTCCTGATCGCGGCGTACCGCAAGTTAAAGGCATTGTCGATGTTGCTGGCGGAAATGGGCGTGAAACCGGAGATGGCCGGGCGGCACACGCAGCGAGTGCGACGGGTGATCGCCGAAGTGATCCCGATCCTGTCTCTGCTGGTGATCTTCCTGCTATTGGCAGCCTTGTCGGCCAGTATTCTGCCGACCAACAAGTTGCTGCTGCTGATCGCCATCGTCGCAGCCGCCGTGGCGGCGCTGCTGTGGCGTTGGTTCATTCGCGTGCACACGCGGATGCAGGTGGCTTTGCTGGAAACTCTCGACAACCACAAGGAGTCGTCCGGGCATTGA
- a CDS encoding SMI1/KNR4 family protein — MEEIIEQLREANEPVPVPLELPDEDQLVEIEEQLFIDIPFVFREFLLTVSDVVYGSLEPVTVTDPQSHTYLPDVAANAWDAGVDRSLIPICQDGDDYYCVEEDGTVVLWQAEEELIAEETWESVWHWARDVWLES, encoded by the coding sequence GTGGAAGAAATCATCGAACAACTGCGTGAAGCCAACGAACCGGTACCGGTCCCCTTGGAGCTGCCCGACGAAGACCAGCTGGTGGAAATCGAGGAACAACTGTTCATCGACATTCCGTTTGTCTTCAGAGAATTTCTGCTGACCGTCAGCGACGTGGTCTACGGCAGCCTGGAGCCGGTGACCGTCACCGACCCGCAATCCCACACTTACCTGCCGGACGTTGCTGCCAACGCCTGGGATGCCGGCGTTGATCGCAGCCTGATCCCGATCTGCCAGGACGGTGACGATTACTACTGCGTCGAAGAAGACGGCACCGTGGTGCTTTGGCAGGCCGAAGAAGAGCTGATCGCCGAAGAAACCTGGGAGTCGGTGTGGCACTGGGCACGGGATGTCTGGCTGGAAAGCTGA
- a CDS encoding acyl-CoA thioesterase, with the protein MEPGNAQLSMTVLMTPDMANFSGNVHGGTLLKYLDEVAYACASRYAGRYVVTLSVDQVIFREPIHVGELVTFLASVNYTGNTSMEVGIKVVTENIRERSVRHTNSCFFTMVAVDDQRKPAQVPPLQPDNSESKRRFIQAQQRRQIRQELEKRYQEIKGDA; encoded by the coding sequence ATGGAACCCGGAAATGCCCAACTGTCGATGACGGTATTGATGACCCCCGACATGGCCAACTTCTCTGGCAATGTTCACGGTGGCACCCTGCTCAAATACCTGGACGAAGTGGCTTACGCGTGCGCCAGTCGTTACGCCGGACGCTATGTAGTGACCTTGTCGGTAGACCAGGTGATTTTTCGCGAGCCGATCCATGTCGGCGAATTGGTGACCTTTCTTGCATCGGTGAACTACACCGGCAACACCTCCATGGAAGTGGGCATCAAGGTCGTGACCGAGAACATCCGCGAACGCTCGGTCCGTCACACCAACAGCTGCTTCTTCACCATGGTCGCGGTCGATGATCAGCGCAAACCTGCCCAGGTACCGCCACTGCAACCGGACAACAGCGAGAGCAAACGGCGCTTCATCCAGGCTCAGCAACGCCGCCAGATTCGTCAGGAACTGGAAAAGCGTTATCAGGAAATCAAGGGCGACGCTTAA